The uncultured Sphaerochaeta sp. genome includes a window with the following:
- a CDS encoding GGDEF domain-containing protein: protein MTPLDQRTKRFIRNLKATRIISALLAVEQLLYGLFLIQPGTPVRAQYFLSAFLISFLCLISLVISKPKETISGMGYPFFEMLPLALGMFIALNRMFANKGILLNIPTLYLAFIYGGAVFFLLDYVQSGILYGTFTIASIVMVNSHALLANNVPFRTDFVINNGIAWTVSALNYRYYRQEQKHISLIEEQNQQLRMLSEQDALTGLLNRRKIDSIISELLQNKKGGTAVSALILFDLDHFKLVNDTFGHQRGDLLLKEISALVKDQLLEDESLARWGGEEFLILTKRDGGALAELLRENIENHVFEQVGKITASFGVSPVLPDDSEVNIFRQVDKALYRAKEMGRNRVELFRNS, encoded by the coding sequence ATGACTCCCCTCGACCAGAGAACCAAACGTTTCATCAGAAACTTGAAGGCTACCAGAATAATCTCTGCATTGCTTGCAGTGGAGCAGTTGCTTTATGGCTTATTCCTGATACAGCCTGGTACTCCTGTGAGAGCCCAATATTTCCTCAGTGCCTTTCTTATTTCATTTCTCTGTCTCATCAGCCTTGTGATAAGCAAGCCTAAAGAAACCATTTCTGGAATGGGTTATCCATTTTTTGAAATGTTGCCCCTTGCTCTTGGGATGTTTATTGCTCTCAATAGGATGTTTGCAAATAAAGGAATCCTCCTGAATATCCCCACGCTTTATCTGGCGTTCATCTACGGGGGTGCTGTATTCTTTCTTCTGGATTATGTCCAGTCCGGTATTCTCTATGGTACGTTTACCATTGCTTCGATCGTTATGGTGAACTCACATGCGCTGCTCGCAAACAATGTTCCTTTTCGTACGGATTTTGTCATAAACAATGGAATTGCCTGGACTGTTTCAGCGCTTAACTATCGTTATTATAGACAGGAACAGAAGCATATCAGTCTTATTGAAGAACAAAACCAACAGCTGCGTATGCTCAGTGAACAGGATGCACTGACAGGATTACTCAATAGACGCAAGATAGACAGCATAATTTCAGAGCTATTGCAGAACAAGAAAGGTGGTACTGCAGTATCTGCACTTATCCTTTTCGATCTGGATCATTTCAAATTGGTCAACGATACCTTTGGTCATCAACGGGGGGATCTTCTCCTGAAAGAAATCTCTGCTTTAGTAAAAGACCAACTGCTGGAAGATGAATCACTTGCGCGTTGGGGAGGGGAGGAGTTTCTCATTCTTACCAAACGTGATGGAGGGGCACTCGCAGAATTGTTACGAGAGAACATTGAGAACCACGTATTTGAACAGGTGGGAAAAATTACCGCCAGTTTTGGGGTTTCTCCCGTACTCCCTGATGATTCCGAGGTAAATATCTTCCGTCAGGTTGATAAAGCCCTCTATCGTGCCAAGGAGATGGGGAGAAACCGTGTGG
- a CDS encoding carbohydrate ABC transporter permease, whose amino-acid sequence MLKRKERINRLLLNAFIIALGVSMLYPILWLVGASFKPSNMIFTDPSLWPKEFTTENYPVGWNGIGIVGFDTFFKNSFTICLLSALANAMFCSLTAYAFARLKFAGKKYWFAIMMITLMLPSHVTTIPRYIMFRNFGWINTFLPIVVPKFFATDAFFIFLLVQFIRGLPKDIDESAVIDGCSKFGIYTRIIMPLTLPALITTLLFSFLWTWDDFFNQLLYLTSPDKYTVPMGLRLFLDASGMSSWGPMFAMSVLSLIPAFILFFSLQKYFVRGIATTGIKG is encoded by the coding sequence ATGCTGAAGAGAAAAGAAAGAATCAACAGGTTGCTGCTGAATGCATTCATTATAGCCCTTGGGGTAAGTATGCTCTATCCGATTCTCTGGTTGGTCGGAGCCTCGTTTAAGCCCAGTAATATGATCTTCACTGACCCCTCACTTTGGCCAAAGGAATTTACCACTGAGAACTATCCAGTAGGATGGAACGGCATAGGTATTGTAGGCTTCGATACGTTCTTCAAGAACTCCTTTACCATCTGCTTGCTCAGTGCCTTGGCCAACGCAATGTTCTGTTCGTTGACAGCCTATGCATTCGCCAGGCTGAAGTTTGCTGGGAAGAAGTACTGGTTTGCCATTATGATGATTACCCTGATGTTGCCATCTCATGTTACGACGATTCCTCGATATATCATGTTCCGCAACTTTGGTTGGATTAACACGTTCTTGCCTATTGTGGTTCCGAAGTTCTTTGCTACTGATGCATTCTTTATCTTCCTGTTGGTACAGTTCATCAGAGGATTGCCGAAGGATATTGACGAAAGTGCGGTTATCGATGGATGCAGTAAGTTCGGTATCTATACAAGGATTATCATGCCGCTTACGTTACCCGCCTTGATTACGACATTATTATTTTCTTTCTTATGGACTTGGGACGATTTCTTCAACCAGCTGCTCTACTTGACCAGTCCTGATAAATATACCGTCCCCATGGGACTGAGATTGTTTTTGGACGCTTCTGGCATGTCTTCCTGGGGGCCGATGTTTGCCATGTCTGTGCTCTCGCTCATCCCTGCATTCATTTTGTTTTTCTCCTTGCAGAAGTATTTCGTCAGAGGTATCGCTACTACTGGTATCAAGGGATGA
- a CDS encoding extracellular solute-binding protein, producing MKKTLLVLLFVLLSASLVFGAGTKEQAAESGETTIRWAYWGSGERVTISQEAIDLYESRNPGVKVNPEVSGGAGDHFVKVDTQLAGGNGPDIIQMGGNIYDYADVLLPLDQYAGTLLDTAVIDPSAVASGTIDGKLLGVSTGVTMPALVYNKSMIERAGVPLPKRSLTYDEFRDYLVLLKSKLPRGVYPMQDIGVMSTNSTPFGYWTRYNGTPLYDAASSSTDVTAYDAQKYLELFADYRKNGLVPPPDVAAGFAENNADSSALIAGKVAIGYLYTNQLGGYQAATTDELELMEFPGAAATKALWQAPSQFYTVNKDSKNPEETVKFINFLVNDPDAALILGSNRGASASATARAAGAATPADQKVLDYMQVAGPHSSAETDHVPNDTEFNSTLFLIYQRVAFGEISAAEGGKQIHDLLVRLINK from the coding sequence ATGAAAAAGACCTTATTGGTTTTGCTTTTCGTTTTACTGAGTGCTTCATTGGTTTTTGGTGCAGGCACCAAGGAACAAGCAGCAGAGAGTGGTGAGACTACAATCCGCTGGGCCTATTGGGGCAGTGGAGAGAGAGTTACCATCAGTCAGGAAGCCATTGATCTGTACGAGAGCCGGAATCCAGGAGTCAAGGTAAACCCTGAGGTTTCCGGTGGAGCAGGTGATCACTTTGTAAAAGTAGATACACAGCTCGCAGGTGGAAATGGTCCTGATATTATCCAGATGGGTGGAAACATTTACGATTATGCAGATGTGCTTCTCCCATTGGATCAGTATGCTGGAACCTTGTTGGATACTGCCGTTATCGACCCAAGTGCAGTTGCTAGTGGTACAATCGATGGGAAGCTTCTTGGCGTCTCAACTGGTGTTACGATGCCGGCATTGGTTTATAACAAGTCAATGATTGAGAGAGCAGGGGTACCACTTCCAAAGAGATCCTTGACGTACGATGAGTTCCGTGACTATTTGGTATTGCTTAAGAGCAAGCTGCCTCGTGGCGTTTATCCAATGCAGGATATTGGTGTTATGTCCACCAATTCCACACCATTTGGATACTGGACCCGATACAATGGTACTCCTCTCTATGATGCAGCTTCTTCCAGTACTGATGTAACAGCTTATGATGCTCAGAAGTACCTTGAGCTGTTCGCTGATTATCGTAAGAATGGTCTGGTACCGCCCCCTGATGTAGCCGCTGGTTTTGCAGAGAACAATGCAGACTCCTCTGCCTTGATTGCTGGAAAGGTAGCCATTGGGTATCTCTATACCAACCAACTTGGTGGGTATCAGGCAGCTACCACTGATGAGCTTGAGCTCATGGAGTTTCCAGGCGCTGCAGCCACCAAGGCTCTTTGGCAAGCTCCTAGTCAGTTCTATACCGTAAACAAGGATTCAAAGAATCCGGAAGAAACGGTGAAGTTCATCAACTTCTTGGTCAATGATCCTGATGCAGCTTTGATTCTTGGAAGTAACAGAGGAGCAAGCGCTTCAGCTACTGCTCGTGCAGCTGGTGCAGCAACCCCAGCAGATCAGAAAGTTCTTGATTACATGCAGGTTGCTGGTCCCCACTCCTCAGCAGAGACAGACCATGTGCCCAATGACACTGAGTTCAATAGCACTCTCTTCCTGATTTATCAGAGAGTTGCCTTTGGTGAAATTTCAGCTGCAGAGGGTGGCAAGCAGATTCATGATTTGTTGGTCCGTCTGATCAACAAGTAA